Proteins from a genomic interval of Paenibacillus sp. FSL H8-0048:
- a CDS encoding winged helix-turn-helix transcriptional regulator — translation MIRYRNHDFMCTSEIALGLISGKWKPLILGHLSQQTYRFNELLRLMPGATQKMLTIQLRDLETAGLIVRKVYVVVPPKVEYSLTDTGKRLMSILVQLCDFGADYIQAFPEEDQTAAEHRA, via the coding sequence ATGATCAGGTACCGCAATCACGATTTCATGTGCACCTCCGAAATTGCCCTGGGGTTGATCAGCGGCAAATGGAAGCCCTTGATTCTAGGCCATTTATCGCAACAAACCTACCGGTTCAATGAACTGCTGCGCTTGATGCCCGGAGCCACGCAAAAAATGCTGACGATACAGCTAAGAGACCTGGAAACCGCCGGTTTAATCGTCCGCAAAGTGTATGTCGTCGTTCCGCCGAAGGTGGAATACTCCCTTACCGATACGGGTAAAAGACTTATGTCCATCTTAGTCCAGCTCTGCGACTTTGGCGCCGATTATATACAGGCATTTCCGGAGGAGGACCAGACGGCTGCGGAGCATCGCGCTTAA